The nucleotide window GGCCAGTCGCAGTGAGGCGGAAGCTAGCAAGCGGCAGCAGCACTTTCCCCCCCTCGCTCCTTTCACCTGTGACCACccgaggaggaaggaggaggcggcGAGCCGGCGACCTACTCCAATTCAGAAGAGCTGAGCTGCGGCAAGGGCATAATGCGGGGGCCCCTCGGCCGCGACGCCTCCGGTGCCGGcgccgggggaggaaaaggaggaGACGACGCCGCAGCCGGCATCATTCGCCACGACCGCAAGTGCCGGGACCTGCCGTTCCTCGCCCTCTTCGCCGCCTTCTGGGTCGCCATGATTGTCAACTCCAGCTTCGGGTTCAACCAGGGCAGCCCGCTCAGGTCGCTCCATTCCCCACCTTCCCTTTTTTCTTCTGCATTTATTTTTCCGCCGCTGTCGGTGCCCGCCTAGCTGCGATTAATTTTGCCTTTTTGGGTGGATTCCGTCGGTGAAGGTCTGCCACATTTGCCAATTTCTCGCATATTTAGATTAGATCTTTCGAGGATGGGTACAGCCTAGGGGCTAAAACTTGTCTCCTGCTCTTCCACTTTTTGCTCCTTAGTCACTTTTGATGTTTACTACCTCCAACTAACAGTAGAAATAGCTTGTGGGAAATGCAAATGAAGTGCTTGTTGCCTATTGTGGAGCTTTCCTCCACTGGATGCAATGAACCCCTAGTCTCACTAACTGTAGGATTGTCGGTTTAGCCAAATAAGGTGATGAATCCTTGCTTACATTTTCTCCTCCAATTGTTGACACTCATCAAGTAATAAGTGATGCTTAAAATGGTCTGTTGCCTTCATTGCCCTCCTTCACAATTTATTTATCTTTGCAACCCATTTAAGGAGATGCAGAGATTTGTTGCTGTAGTTGGGTGCTCCTACGAACATGAGGTCCCCACAAAGGAAGGGGTGATTATACAGGGTGGAAGATGAATAGAACGTCGTTCGTTACAAACATTTCGTGTGCCGCTGTTCATTGTTTTTGGAATTTATAGTGGTCTTTGTTGGTGAAGACATCTATATTTGGTTTTTCTCTGCTCTGATCATGCAGGCTGACTTACGGACTGGACTACAAAGGGAACATATGTGGCAGCAAGCACGGTGACCCAGATTTGAGTGAGCTGGATGTTCGTTACTGGGTGAACCCCAACCAGGTGTACCAAAGTGGGCTCAAAAATAGCACAAATGATCTAGCTGATGCTAAGGCCATCTGCCTGATGGAATGCCCCTATCCTGCGGAAGATGGGCTGAACTTTGTTTGTGATTATCCGGAAGGCGACATACGGCTCTCTGTCGATGATTGGATCGACAGGGACTATGATTACTTCGAGTATCTCACACCAGATATGAGGAACAGTTCTCTTCAGTTGCAGGGTCCGTGTTACCCCATCATATTTCCGAGTATAAATGGTAAGTCtcgcatgaataattgaatatcaAGTCCTCTGATACTCAGCAAGATCCTGCCAATTTGTGAGAACGTGAAGTACATGCGCTAATTTTGATCTCTTTCTGTCACTGCAGTCTACTGGAGCTGCCAGTTTATTGCAAGGCCATCCAATGTTTCTCTGAAGCATTGGCAGCAGATGGGTGGTGTTAGCATTGATGAGAACATGCTAATAGACAAGACAATTCACAATAGCATCAACTATAAATCTTCTGTCTTAAAGGTTTGTCTCAGTACTACTTGCACTATCGGTCCATTTATCTGTTTCACAAGAAATATATTCTTCCTAAGTTCTTATCCAAAATGTCTGTCCATATATAGTTAAAGCATGCTTTTCTTCTATGGGTCAACATTATTTCACTGCAAGTTACACGACATTAAATGTTCCGTCAGTAAAGAAACACTATCAGCCGCATGTATTGCTAAAACAAAGTAGCAGCCTCATGTGATTGATATTACTCGGTTACATTTGTTAGATTCAATTTGACAGATATGCTCCTGCAAAAAACATTGAGAGCTATGTACATGCTTGCTTGTGTATATGTAGATTCTTGGAACTaatattttttttcttattttgCAGAGATATGTTGCAGATATTGGGAAGTCTTGGCCTGTGTTAATCGTTTGTGGGGGATTACTCCCTCTTTTCCTATCTTTGATATGGTTAGCGATGATCCGATATTTTGTTGCTGGTATGCCATGGATAACAGTGATCCTTTTCAATGCCCTTGTAGTATCAGTCACGATGTTCTTCTATATAAAAGGTAGGATGCTTACCCAACTTCTAAATATAAGTACCACAAACTGTTATAGGTAGCAAAGTGGCGTCATGTGATATTTATCAGGAGACATCATCTTATACGTAATCTCATATGTTTGGAATATTTTATGTACTCAGCTGGCTGGATTGGCAATGATCCCTTAACTGTTGTGATTGGTCCAAGTGATCCATATGTCAGCATAGGTGGACGGGTATGCTTGTACCTCCTGTTGTTATTATTTTTAACACTATCTTTGCTACACTTTTCGTTATCCCATGATTCATCTCTTCACCAGGAAATAAACCACCTTCATGCTGCTGCTGTATTGATGACAGTGGTAATGATCATTGCTTTCCTGACTTCAATAGCTCTTGTTCGGCGTATACTGATAGCGACATCCACAACCGTCCTAAAGGTGCGTATGGTGCTGAATCCACTAGCTTCACATGCACACCGTTTCCCGCAATAAGCTGTGCGGGATTACAGCTCGCATTTTGCAAAAGCATGGGTGCTAGCTTATGTGTGTTGTCTATTTCTTGCTTGTATTTTCTGAGCGCTCATCAGGATGAACTGTATGTAGGTGGCTGCAAAGGTCATTGGTGAAGTCCATGCACTCATCATCTTTCCGGTCGTACCATACTTCGCCCTTGCTATCATCTATATGTTCTGGTTTGCGGCGACACTGTATCTTTTCAGCTCTGGTCAAGTTCTACAAAATGATTGCAATGCAGAGTGCTGCTCATTTGATCTCAAGCTGGGAAAAGTAAATTGTGACAGCTGTTGCGGGTACAGTGTCCATTACACCCCTCATATTGGAATTGCGATTCTTTTCCACCTGTTTGGCTGTTACTGGGCAACACAATTCTTCATCGCATGCTCTTCGACCGTAATTGCTGGATCAGTTGCTTCATACTACTGGGCGCGTGGTGAAATATCGGTAAGCACCGCACACGAACCTTAGACTGGCAAATAACTCCAGTTAATTGTCATGTTTTAACATTGGAAGGCAGTGTTTTCCATCCGACTGATTGTGTGGCACATTGTTGTTTTGCAGCATGACATACCATTTCATACCGTGGTGTCCTCCGTGAAGCGTTTGCTGCGCTACAGCCTTGGATCTGTGGCTCTAGGTTCACTGATCGTATCCAGCGTGGAGTGGGTGCGGTGTATACTTAAATCGCTCCGCCGTAGGCTGAAGGGGGTTGATTCAACTGGTGAAAGCCGCTTGGGGAAGACAGTGTCATCCTCATCTCACTGCTGCTTGGGCTGCATAGACTGGACCATCAAGTCAGTGAACCGGAATGCTTATATCGTGGTAAGTACCAACAGTCCTCCTCGCTGTACTTGTTACAACTGTCTTGTGTGGCTTTGATGAGAATTGCGCCGATACAAATCGGTTTCTTGACACCGCGAACTGCCGGTGAAGATTGCCGTTACAGGGAAAGGGTTCTGCAAAGCCTCCGAGCTCGCGACCGGGCTGATAATGAACAACATACTGCGCATCGGTAAGGTGAACGTCATCGGGGACGTGATCCTCTACCTCGGAAAGCTGTGCGTGAGCCTGTCCAGCGCGCTGTTCGCGTTCCTCATGCTGGACACCCACAAGTACAGGTCTGCTCACAACAAGATATCGTCCCCGCTCTTCCCCGTGCTGGTAAGCAAGCGGTGTCCTTTCGAAATacggccgaaaaccgcactcacCTATCCGTCCTAGATGCATGCATAACTGAACTTAACTTAGCTCCGGCATGACATATGTGTACATTTTGGTTGTCAGCTGTGCTGGGCGCTTGGGTACGTGGTGGCGCAGCTCTTCTTTGGGGTGGTGGAGACGTCGGTGGAGACGATAATCCTGTCCTTCTGCCAGGACGCGGAGGAGCACGACGGGGAGGCGCAGTACGCTCCCCCGCTGCTCATGGAGACGCTGGGCGACACGAGCCAGCTGCAGAGGCTCACGCAGGGCCCTTGATTCGACCCAGCTTCTCGGCATTGATCGACTTTAGTAGTGTAGGGTTACCAGAGGCAGCTGGTTGGGTGAATGGCTTTGACCATAATAATACGCACTATATACTACTACTATTAATTAACTGCGCTGTTAGGTGGAATGAAGGCATGCCTGGCTACGGTGGCAAAGACCTCTACTACTAGTAGTGTCGATGAAGTTTCTTTGTGATGGGGATGGGGATGGCAATCGGATACCAGATGGATGGTGGATGTTGCTCCATGACTGACGGTTCAACCTAtatcccgcaaaaaaaaaaaagagaaacgGTTCAACCTATATCAATGCTAGGTAGTAGTACAACGGAAGTCTAGCAATGATGAAATGCGATCATCATGGTGATGTGAGCACTGGTGTAAAGCAACCGAATGGGGTTGGAAACCAAATACTAGGTGGTACAAGTAGTCGTGTCGTGTCTCGTGTGGCTGCTATGTGAGAAAACGTGCTGGTGGTCAACAGAGACTAGAACAAAATATCGTTAGTGAGACTACCCGAAGTAATAACTTAACTCTTTCAAACCCAAGGGGTCTGGTGGGTTTAGATGGATGAGGGAGATTTTTTTgcttttgttttttgtttttgcgGATGATGGATGAGGGAGATTGGAGTGGACCGGCCGTCTAATGATTCATCTGAAATCTACTCTACACTGCAAATTATCTACATGTGTGTGCAGGTCAACTGACTATATGTCGGCCATCTGAAATGGAAATTACCTGCGTGTCAACGTCGCGCGCCACCATTTAATCTAGTGCACACTAGTGCTATCAAAGCAAAATATGTCATAGCAGGCTGCTGAATGCTGCCCCCGTTCATACACAACGCCTCCTAAAAGCACGCCTAGTCCTAGCTAGGCGTCATTTTCTGTCACTCTCCGTCTCGGCCGGCCGGTCGTGGAAGAGAGCTTCA belongs to Triticum urartu cultivar G1812 chromosome 7, Tu2.1, whole genome shotgun sequence and includes:
- the LOC125523383 gene encoding choline transporter protein 1-like, encoding MRGPLGRDASGAGAGGGKGGDDAAAGIIRHDRKCRDLPFLALFAAFWVAMIVNSSFGFNQGSPLRLTYGLDYKGNICGSKHGDPDLSELDVRYWVNPNQVYQSGLKNSTNDLADAKAICLMECPYPAEDGLNFVCDYPEGDIRLSVDDWIDRDYDYFEYLTPDMRNSSLQLQGPCYPIIFPSINVYWSCQFIARPSNVSLKHWQQMGGVSIDENMLIDKTIHNSINYKSSVLKRYVADIGKSWPVLIVCGGLLPLFLSLIWLAMIRYFVAGMPWITVILFNALVVSVTMFFYIKAGWIGNDPLTVVIGPSDPYVSIGGREINHLHAAAVLMTVVMIIAFLTSIALVRRILIATSTTVLKVAAKVIGEVHALIIFPVVPYFALAIIYMFWFAATLYLFSSGQVLQNDCNAECCSFDLKLGKVNCDSCCGYSVHYTPHIGIAILFHLFGCYWATQFFIACSSTVIAGSVASYYWARGEISHDIPFHTVVSSVKRLLRYSLGSVALGSLIVSSVEWVRCILKSLRRRLKGVDSTGESRLGKTVSSSSHCCLGCIDWTIKSVNRNAYIVIAVTGKGFCKASELATGLIMNNILRIGKVNVIGDVILYLGKLCVSLSSALFAFLMLDTHKYRSAHNKISSPLFPVLLCWALGYVVAQLFFGVVETSVETIILSFCQDAEEHDGEAQYAPPLLMETLGDTSQLQRLTQGP